The Candidatus Methylomirabilota bacterium genome segment CCGTGTACGTCGTTCGTGGACAGATTTAGTATCAACAAGTTGGAACGGCACTAGTGCCGTTCCAACTATTCGCGCCTAGGAAGGCACCGTGTACGTCGTTCGTGGACAGATTTAGTATCAACAAGTTGGAACGGCACTAGACGACGCTCTCGTACACGCCCGGGGGGATCACGCGGTACACGCGGATCGGCTGCGACACGTTCTTGAACGTCCGCTCGCCGAGGCTCTCCAGGACGAACTGGTGGCGGATCCGCTCGGCCGTCGCCGGTCCCACCACGATCTCCCCGGCCTGCGCGGATCCCGCGAAGCGCGCGGCGACGTTGGTGGTGGGGCCGGTGGCCGTGAAGGTCCAGCGCTGGCCGAGCTTGGTGGCGCCCACCAGCGCCTCCCCCGAGTTGATGCCCATATGGAGCTGGATCGCGGGAAAGACGCCGCCATACTCCTCGTTCAGCGCGACCGTGTTCTGGCGGATGGCGACCGCGGCCTGGGTGGCGTTGAGCGCGTGGTCGCTGGCCTGGCGGTCGGACTGGAAGATGACCATGAGCCCGTCCCCGGCCGTTTCGTTCACGTCGCCGTGGTGCCGCTGGACGATCTCCAGGAAGCTGGTGAAGTAGAGCTGGACCTGCTGGTTGAGCTTTTTCGCATCCATCTGCTCGGAGAGCGTGGTGTAGCCGGCGATGTCCAGGAAGAGGACGGAAACCTCCGCGCTCCGCTTCTCCAGCTCGGTGGCGTTCGGGTTGCGCTCCAGCAGCCGCTTGACGGATTCCGGCACGAACTTGCTGAGCTCGCCCTTGAGCTGCTCCAGCAGCGCCAGCCGCTGGCGCGACTCCTGGAGATTCTGCAGGGCGGTGGCCAGCTCGGTGTTCTTGCCTTCGAGGTCGGCGTAGGCTCGGGCCAGCCGGCTCGTCATCTCGTTGAACGCCGCGCCGAGGCGGCCCAGCTCGTCCGGGGACGAGGCCGGCGCCCGCGCGTCGAAGTCCCCGTCGCCGACCCGGC includes the following:
- a CDS encoding adenylate/guanylate cyclase domain-containing protein is translated as MFRSRLATKITVLIVVVLIIGFGASTVWTIRREAALLVDQNKIAARRLTASIVASIEGAMLEERPDVTRMVLQELRGSSPIEGLMIYRRNGVEAFTDLATLDEVKRNADIAPDVLANIRKMQRQPAATMSGPMFQAALETRRTQEWLDVKKGVPLFTLLHPIPNQERCQGCHGSDHAVRAVVQVSTSMEPVFAEVRRHRNRQIFIAVLTIVAAGAVLTVAMGRVVVRPIKTLAAAARRVGDGDFDARAPASSPDELGRLGAAFNEMTSRLARAYADLEGKNTELATALQNLQESRQRLALLEQLKGELSKFVPESVKRLLERNPNATELEKRSAEVSVLFLDIAGYTTLSEQMDAKKLNQQVQLYFTSFLEIVQRHHGDVNETAGDGLMVIFQSDRQASDHALNATQAAVAIRQNTVALNEEYGGVFPAIQLHMGINSGEALVGATKLGQRWTFTATGPTTNVAARFAGSAQAGEIVVGPATAERIRHQFVLESLGERTFKNVSQPIRVYRVIPPGVYESVV